TCATTCTCGATACCGGCACCCCGGAGGTCTATGAGGTCGCGTACCGGGACGCGGTCCTTGAAGTCGAGTTCACCGAGGAGATCGATCTCTCCACTGCAACTCCGTCGATCCAGATTGCCGGCTATGTCACGTCGTGGACGAAGAGTGAGGATGGCTATCGGCTCACCGCTGGTGCTCCAGCTCCAGACGGTACGCATGACCTCTCCATCACAGGCTCACTCACCGACCTTTCCGGAACAGCGCTGGCCGAGCCGTTCTACCTCCAGCTCCACGTCTACCCATCAACGCCGGTCTGGGTTGCCTATCGAACAGAAGATGAGCGGCTGGTCCCTGAGAGCACGATCGCCAATGAATTCGGCTTCCACGGCTTGCCCGAAGATCCGGTCACCGGCTTCCTCTACGTTCGCAACCGCTACTACGATCCCGAGCTGGGACGGTTCATCACCACGGACCCGCTGGGCTACGTTGATGGCCCGAACCCCTACATCTACGCGATGAACTCGCCGGTGACGCACTCGGACCCGCTAGGACTGGTGTGCCCGTCGTGCACGGCGCTAAAGGTCCACGGTCTGCGCGCTTTCGACCCCGGCCCGGAGCCCCACCTGATGCCCCGCCTGCGGGCGACCCTGGACCGAGCCAGCATGGCCACCATCCAGGGAGGGTGGGATGAGTTCGGAGTGATGATCGAGCTGAGCCGGAACCTGGTTCCGGAGACGGATACCCAGCTGTCCTTCGAGGTGGGGTTAGCGGTTGGTACGGCAGGAATGGCGGAATGGGCCGCTCCGGCGCTGCGCAAGGTTCCCCTACCCCGGTGGATGACCCAGCCGGTGGGCCGCTCCGTGCAGAAAGCTCCGGAAGTTCCGTGGGCGCCGCACTGGGACGAGGCGGTGGGTCGGGTGCAGGCGAAGAAGTTGGAGCTTGGAGGTGCGGATGCTTATGCGATGGCGGAGGTTCCGAGGGGGGCGTTAGAGACAGCACGACAAGGTGGAAGGCACGCCGGATTCCTCCGGAACTACGCCGGGAGATCTCGCAAGGAGATTGAAAGGGGCATTGTTTCGCTCGAGAAAGAGATCGCTGAACATCGGGC
The DNA window shown above is from Acidobacteriota bacterium and carries:
- a CDS encoding RHS repeat-associated core domain-containing protein; this encodes ILDTGTPEVYEVAYRDAVLEVEFTEEIDLSTATPSIQIAGYVTSWTKSEDGYRLTAGAPAPDGTHDLSITGSLTDLSGTALAEPFYLQLHVYPSTPVWVAYRTEDERLVPESTIANEFGFHGLPEDPVTGFLYVRNRYYDPELGRFITTDPLGYVDGPNPYIYAMNSPVTHSDPLGLVCPSCTALKVHGLRAFDPGPEPHLMPRLRATLDRASMATIQGGWDEFGVMIELSRNLVPETDTQLSFEVGLAVGTAGMAEWAAPALRKVPLPRWMTQPVGRSVQKAPEVPWAPHWDEAVGRVQAKKLELGGADAYAMAEVPRGALETARQGGRHAGFLRNYAGRSRKEIERGIVSLEKEIAEHRAKMADPEQFIPNFHQLDPRQQEALLTKKWPRDIQRQQEQLEILQGLLDDLQ